The genomic DNA CCAGTAGTGGGAATCAGTGTCCCAAGTAGGAATCTAGGTAGGTATCTACCATGTCTTTGACCTTCTTCTCTTTTCTATCAGAAGACATCGTCTCCCTACTGCTTTCCTCATCGCTCTGAAACCGATGTCTTATTCGGGTAACCTCCTCAAAGACATCAGATTCAACAATCTGATATTCAGGTACATACTCATTCACATCGGCAACATCGTACTCTCCTTTATACAGCTCATTTTTTAGAACATCGCTCACCTTCTTAGTAGTCCACTCTTCTGATCCATGTACTCGTATTCCCTTCTTATTCAGCTCAAAAGCGACCTGTGGCATCGACCTCTTATTAATATACATCCTAAATATCTCCCGGACTAGATCGGCTTCGTCTTCCTTTATCTCAAGATGTCTATCCTCATCCAGCCTATATCCTAACGGAGGAGTATCATTCGGCCACTTACGATCCTGAGCTAGAGCTTGCATACCCATCTGAGTTCGCTGCTTTATCATCTCCCTCTCAAACTCAGCAGCATTCGCGATATTACGGAAATTAAATCTACCAGCAGCCGTAGTGGTATCTATCTGCTCAGTGACACTGTGTAGTGCTATATCCAGACTACTTAGCTTCTCCTCGAGCTCTACAGCATGTAGAAGGCTCCTAGAGAATCTATCTAGCTTCCAAAATACTACAACATCGAACAGTCTCTCTTCTGCCTTCTCCATCATTTTCTGGAACATGGGGCGGTCAGTGTCTTTTCCACTCTCAGCCTCATCTCTGAAAATATGAGAAACTTCCCACCCCAAATCCTCGCACCTCTCACGGCAGATACGAACCTGTTCTGATAGAGAGTAGCCGAAACGCTGGTTCGTAGAAGAAGTTCTCGCATATATAGCAGCTAAAACAATCTCGTCTTCGTCTGATATCCTGTCATTCGAGAACTGAGAGAGAGTCTGATCTAATCCAGTCATACATCAACACCCCGTTCTAACTCAGTATTCAGATCTTCTCTCAATTCATTCAGCCTTACGCGTATAGTCTCCTTCGTAACGCCGGATACATAGGCTATTTCTCTCTGAGTAGTCTGATCGTCTGAAGCTAAATAGAGTGCTGCTCCTGCGAAACCAGTCGGGCTTTTACCGCTGTTGTTTCCGTCAAATTTAGCAAGAATTTGCTCCGCAGTTTCTCTGGTAGTATTATCATAGCCCAGCTCCTGAGAAAGATAAGGTAGATAATCGACTGGTTCACACAAGTACCATTCTACATCAAACTCTCTGTGTAGCATTTGTGCTACATTTTTGATGTCTGCCTTGGTTGACCCTACCTCTCGAGAAAAAGACGCTAATGGTCTTATCTCGCCGTTCTCACGGGAGCTCAGATATAAAGAAGCTCCTACAACCAATGAAGTTGGACGTCCATCAGTTAAGTT from Candidatus Afararchaeum irisae includes the following:
- a CDS encoding recombinase family protein, which codes for MTGLDQTLSQFSNDRISDEDEIVLAAIYARTSSTNQRFGYSLSEQVRICRERCEDLGWEVSHIFRDEAESGKDTDRPMFQKMMEKAEERLFDVVVFWKLDRFSRSLLHAVELEEKLSSLDIALHSVTEQIDTTTAAGRFNFRNIANAAEFEREMIKQRTQMGMQALAQDRKWPNDTPPLGYRLDEDRHLEIKEDEADLVREIFRMYINKRSMPQVAFELNKKGIRVHGSEEWTTKKVSDVLKNELYKGEYDVADVNEYVPEYQIVESDVFEEVTRIRHRFQSDEESSRETMSSDRKEKKVKDMVDTYLDSYLGH